From the Molothrus ater isolate BHLD 08-10-18 breed brown headed cowbird chromosome 25, BPBGC_Mater_1.1, whole genome shotgun sequence genome, one window contains:
- the MOV10 gene encoding helicase MOV-10, with protein sequence MPRFSVAEASLWGCQFVQFLQDTGREQASLRETLRTIYNQEFRGRTEAKTPNFSCMLFALRTTHQVQVRGEVVKFKVKRHVVVADQYWRPRRNAQTSVSTSASGQQLSSTPQMPQRYAKQWAELIRGKHGVEITSDNDQGNGNIRFPVVPGEPRTVTVLVQNRGTEVVTLQRFQAQQQARELSFTDEQGAVQGQSLLLHPGGMYPIQVRCLTTCNGHFSAVVSFEFTKEPDKSFSISRYVAAIAESQLAKDLGPSAPFQPYEASLQRHVTVITEDGIPPDSSLKNELEREIPLGTYQYPKSLKDTILLGPNTSASSSWAAMRSLLEAPLQADNYYQKFQLLLHLEEIQMEVDIRRYDMQDVTMVQERALLVLDVPGVAENRPSLLRGDHLFAHLSSERDHSPLVRYKGYVHSVELDRVRLGFSSKLQKKFVKNLKFDVTFTFSRLPLQVQHRAAVLAMRRGLSSLLFPSASCHKSLFSGPFQPRWFNRKLETNEEQCKAVTHIVTGVSRPAPYLIFGPPGTGKTVTMVEAIKQVWTCFKDAHILACAPSNSAADLLCQCIIKDIAPQNVYRIIASSRSYREVPTDIRPCCNWDDEQSSYVYPSKERLRHYRIIITTLVTAGRLVSANFPPGFFSHVFIDECGHAVEPESVVAIAGLLAPMDEETNPNGGQLVLAGDPKQLGPVLTSPLAIQYGLGTSLLERLMLHNPLYQKSSGGYDPQFITKLLWNYRSHEAILRIPNELFYDNELKVCRSDGLDIRNLFCTWEELPKKGFPIIFHGVCGEDQREAKSPSFFNTAEIEVLVHYLKKLLQSRGRGSCPSVSPKEIGIISPYRKQVEKIRKAITSLDPDLQKLPDISQLKVGSVEEFQGQERQVILISTVRSSSTYLQFDQTFRLGFLKNPKRLNVAITRAKALLIVVGNPTVLSKDHHWLRFLRYCKEQGGYTGYPYEDEGTAEDRLANDLQALQLSV encoded by the exons ATGCCGCGGTTCAGCGTGGCGGAGGCCAGTCTCTGGGGGTGTCAATTCGTGCAGTTCCTGCAGGACACGGGCCGGGAGCAGGCGAGCCTGCGGGAAACGCTGCGGACCATCTACAACCAGGAGTTCCGCGGCAG GACTGAGGCAAAGACGCCCAATTTTTCCTGCATGTTGTTTGCGCTGAGGACAACCCACCAGGTTCAGGTGCGCGGAGAGGTGGTGAAATTCAAG GTGAAGAGACACGTGGTGGTGGCGGACCAGTACTGGCGACCCAGGAGGAATGCACAGACATCCGTGTCCACGTCTGCCTcaggacagcagctcagctccactCCACAAATGCCCCAGCGCTATGCCAAGCAGTG ggcTGAGCTCATTCGTGGGAAGCACGGGGTTGAGATCACCTCAGACAATGACCAGGGCAACGGGAATATTCGCTTCCCAGTGGTGCCGGGTGAGCCCCGGACAGTCACTGTCCTGGTGCAGAACCGTGGGACAGAGGTGGTGACACTGCAGCGgttccaggcacagcagcaggcacGGGAGCTCTCCTTCACCGATGAGCAAGGGGCAGTGCAGGGCCAGTCCCTGCTGCTACACCCAG GTGGGATGTACCCCATCCAGGTGCGGTGCCTCACCACCTGCAATGGGCACTTCAGCGCTGTGGTGTCCTTCGAGTTCACCAAGGAGCCAGACAAGTCCTTCAGCATCTCACGCTACGTTGCTGCCATTGCTGAGAGCCAGCTGGCCAAGGACCTGGGGCCTTCAGCACCTTTCCAGCCCTACGAGGCCAGCCTCCAGCGCCATGTCACAGTCATCACCGAGGATGGCATCCCCCCTGACAG CTCCCTGAAAAACGAACTGGAGAGGGAAATCCCCCTGGGCACCTACCAGTACCCAAAGAGCCTCAAGGACACAATCCTGCTTGGACCCAACAccagtgccagctccagctgggctgccATGCG ctcGCTGCTGGAAGCACCTCTGCAGGCTGACAACTACTACCAgaaattccagctgctgctgcacctggaGGAGATTCAGATGGAGGTGGACATCCGTCGCTACGACATGCAGGACGTGACCATGGTGCAGGAGAGGGCACTGCTGGTTCTCGAT GTGCCTGGCGTGGCCGAGAACCGCCCATCCCTGCTGAGAGGGGACCACCTGTTTGCCCACCTGAGCAGCGAGCGGGACCACTCCCCGCTCGTCCGCTACAAGGGCTACGTGCACAGCGTGGAGCTGGACAGGGTCAGGCTGGGCTTCTCCTCCAA gctgcagaAGAAGTTTGTGAAGAACCTGAAGTTCGATGTGACCTTCACCTTCAGCCGGCTGCCACTGCAGGTCCAGCACCgggctgcagtgctggccaTGCGCCGGGGCTTGTCCagcctcctctttccctccGCCTCCTGCCACAAATCCCTCTTCTCAGGGCCCTTCCAGCCGCG GTGGTTTAACCGCAAGCTGGAGACCAACGAGGAGCAGTGCAAAGCTGTGACCCACATCGTGACGGGGGTGTCCCGGCCAGCCCCATACCTCATCTTTGGCCCCCCTGGCACTGGCAAGACGGTCACTATGGTGGAGGCCATCAAGCAG GTGTGGACATGCTTCAAGGATGCCCATATCTTGGCCTGTGCCCCCTCCAACAGTGCTGCAGACCTGCTGTGCCAGTGCATCATCAAGGACATCGCCCCTCAGAACGTCTACAGGATCATCGCCAGCTCCAGGAGCTATAGGGAGGTGCCCACTGATATCAGG ccctgctgcaacTGGGATGATGAGCAGAGCAGCTACGTGTACCCAAGCAAGGAGAGACTGAGGCACTACCGGATTATCATCACCACACTGGTGACAGCAGGAAG gctggtgTCAGCCAATTTCCCCCCTGGGTTTTTCTCCCACGTGTTCATCGACGAGTGTGGCCACGCGGTAGAGCCGGAGAGCGTCGTCGCCATCGCGG GACTCCTGGCTCCCATGGATGAGGAGACCAACCCCAATGGGGggcagctggtgctggcaggagaCCCCAAGCAGCTGGGCCCCGTCCTGACCTCACCGCTGGCAATCCAGTATGGTCTGG GCACCTCGCTGCTGGAGAGGCTGATGCTACACAACCCCTTGTACCAGAAGTCGAGTGGAGGATACGACCCACAGTTCATCACCAAACTGCTCTGGAACTACAG GTCCCACGAGGCCATTCTCAGGATCCCCAACGAGCTCTTCTATGACAACGAGCTGAAGGTGTGCAGGAGCGACGGGCTTGACATCCGGAATCTGTTTTGTACCTGGGAGGAGCTTCCCAAAAAA GGCTTCCCCATCATCTTCCATGGGGTTTGTGGGGAAGACCAGAGAGAGGCCAAGAGTCCCTCATTCTTCAACACGGCTGAAATTGAGGTCCTGGTCCACTACCTCaagaagctgctgcagagccgGGGCAGGGGAAGCTGCCCCAGTGTGTCCCCCAAGGAGATCGGCATCATCTCTCCCTACAGGAAGCAG GTAGAGAAGATCCGGAAAGCCATCACCTCCCTGGATCCCGATCTGCAGAAGCTGCCGGACATCAGCCAGTTGAAG gtggGCTCTGTGGAAGAGTTCCAGGGCCAGGAGCGGCAGGTGATCCTCATCTCCACCGTGCGCAGCAGCAGCACGTACCTCCAGTTCGACCAGACCTTCAGGCTGGGCTTCCTCAAGAACCCCAAG AGGCTTAACGTGGCCATCACCAGGGCCAAGGCTCTGTTGATCGTAGTGGGTAATCCTACTGTGCTCAGCAAGGACCACCACTGGCTCAg GTTCCTCAGGTACTGCAAGGAACAGGGTGGCTACACCGGATACCCTTACGAGGATGAGGGCACAGCTGAGGACAGACTCGCCAACGacctccaggcactgcagctcagTGTTTAG